One genomic segment of Alicycliphilus denitrificans K601 includes these proteins:
- a CDS encoding acetyl-CoA hydrolase/transferase family protein, translating into MSALADRLRQLIRPGDTLWWGQTTAEPLTLTRAVTAHRHALAQGARLRVFVGIAASDTLAPEQADAIDFFGYAAGGAHRRLADAGVLDILPCHYSHLPGLIRAGVLPVDVVLLQVSPPDEQGRYSLGLAQEYLPAALEKARVVIAEVNPGIPWTHGGVHLRTGDFALCIDAEHPPLEQSRSAPGPAEQAIARHIAALVEDGATLQLGVGNLPEAVLAALHGHRDLGLHSGAVGDGIARLAEAGVLTNAKKSVDAGVGVGGILMGSECLRRWAHRNQQLALRGTEYTHDPEVLAASHKLAAINAAIEVDLTGQINAEVAAGCYVGAVGGAVDFLRGAARSKGGLPIVALPATAKGASRIVARLSGPVSTPRSDAGLIVTEHGVADLRGQPLSRRVRRLIDIAAPEHREDLERQAYETLRRCGAAFNQK; encoded by the coding sequence ATGAGCGCATTAGCCGATCGGCTGCGGCAGCTCATCCGCCCCGGCGACACGCTCTGGTGGGGCCAGACCACGGCCGAGCCGCTCACGCTCACGCGCGCCGTGACCGCGCACCGCCATGCGCTGGCCCAGGGCGCAAGGCTGCGCGTGTTCGTGGGCATCGCCGCGTCGGACACGCTCGCGCCCGAGCAGGCCGACGCGATCGACTTCTTCGGCTACGCCGCGGGCGGCGCGCACCGCAGGCTGGCCGACGCGGGCGTGCTCGACATCCTGCCCTGCCACTACTCGCACCTGCCGGGCCTGATCCGCGCGGGCGTGCTGCCTGTCGACGTGGTGCTGCTGCAGGTCTCGCCGCCCGACGAGCAAGGCCGCTACAGCCTGGGGCTGGCGCAGGAATACCTGCCCGCGGCGCTGGAGAAGGCGCGCGTGGTGATCGCCGAGGTCAACCCCGGCATCCCCTGGACGCACGGCGGCGTGCACCTGCGGACCGGCGACTTCGCACTGTGCATCGACGCCGAGCACCCGCCGCTGGAGCAAAGCCGCAGCGCGCCCGGCCCGGCGGAGCAGGCCATCGCGCGCCACATCGCCGCGCTGGTCGAGGACGGCGCCACGCTGCAGCTGGGCGTGGGCAACCTGCCCGAGGCCGTGCTCGCCGCGCTGCACGGCCACCGCGACCTGGGCCTGCACAGCGGCGCGGTGGGCGACGGCATCGCCCGGCTCGCCGAGGCCGGCGTGCTGACCAACGCGAAGAAGAGCGTGGACGCCGGCGTGGGCGTGGGCGGCATCCTCATGGGCAGCGAATGCCTGCGCCGCTGGGCGCACCGCAACCAGCAGCTCGCCCTGCGCGGCACCGAGTACACGCACGACCCCGAGGTGCTGGCCGCCAGCCACAAGCTGGCCGCCATCAACGCCGCCATCGAGGTGGACCTCACGGGCCAGATCAACGCCGAAGTGGCCGCGGGCTGCTACGTGGGCGCCGTGGGCGGCGCGGTGGACTTCCTGCGCGGCGCGGCGCGCAGCAAGGGCGGCCTGCCCATCGTGGCGCTGCCGGCCACGGCCAAGGGCGCCAGCCGCATCGTGGCCCGGCTGTCTGGCCCCGTGAGCACGCCGCGCAGCGACGCGGGCCTGATCGTCACCGAGCATGGCGTGGCCGACCTGCGCGGCCAGCCGCTGTCGCGCCGCGTGCGCCGGCTGATTGACATCGCCGCGCCCGAACACCGCGAGGACCTGGAGCGCCAGGCCTACGAGACGCTGCGCCGCTGTGGCGCCGCGTTCAATCAAAAGTAA
- a CDS encoding LysR substrate-binding domain-containing protein, translating into MKILSPSLIELHAFLAVCRQGSFRRAADDLCVTQAAVSRAVQRLEEHLAAGRLFERSPAGVVLTPRGAQWRKLVERHVLALESAAETLGRASRPRLVRLSVIPTLSIQWLMPRLPGFHERSPGVKVELRQFRHDEDFTRDDVDLWLDVKRPSRRWPERIQTRYLIGRELIPVCTARLAKAYRTPRDLQGATLLHHTNFPDNWARWFAKAGAPCTPRLGPGFDLTMHLIVAAKAEMGVAVVPACLVERELRAGELVMPFDVEVSSGRGYFLCWKRDAAAFAAREEFSGWLLEQAHAGGGPGAG; encoded by the coding sequence ATGAAGATCCTCTCTCCGTCACTGATCGAGCTGCACGCCTTCCTGGCCGTCTGCCGGCAGGGCAGCTTTCGCCGCGCGGCGGACGACCTGTGCGTGACCCAGGCCGCCGTGAGCCGCGCGGTGCAGCGCCTGGAAGAACACCTGGCCGCCGGGCGGCTGTTCGAGCGCTCCCCCGCCGGGGTGGTGCTCACGCCGCGCGGGGCGCAGTGGCGCAAGCTCGTCGAGCGCCATGTGCTGGCGCTGGAGTCGGCGGCGGAAACGCTGGGCCGGGCGTCGCGGCCCCGGCTCGTGCGCCTGAGCGTCATTCCCACCCTGAGCATCCAATGGCTCATGCCGCGGCTGCCCGGGTTCCACGAGCGCAGCCCCGGCGTGAAGGTGGAGCTCAGGCAGTTCCGGCACGACGAGGACTTCACGCGCGACGACGTCGACCTGTGGCTGGACGTGAAGCGCCCCAGCCGCCGCTGGCCCGAGCGCATACAGACCCGCTACCTGATCGGCCGCGAACTCATCCCCGTGTGCACCGCGCGCCTGGCCAAGGCGTACCGCACGCCGCGCGACCTGCAGGGCGCAACCCTGCTGCACCACACGAATTTCCCCGACAACTGGGCACGCTGGTTCGCCAAGGCCGGCGCGCCCTGCACGCCGCGCCTGGGGCCCGGGTTCGATCTGACGATGCACCTCATCGTCGCCGCCAAGGCCGAGATGGGCGTCGCCGTGGTCCCCGCCTGCCTGGTGGAGCGCGAACTGCGGGCCGGCGAGCTGGTCATGCCGTTCGACGTCGAGGTGTCATCCGGGCGCGGCTACTTCCTATGCTGGAAGCGCGACGCCGCCGCCTTCGCGGCGCGGGAAGAATTCTCTGGCTGGCTCCTGGAGCAGGCACACGCCGGGGGCGGCCCGGGGGCAGGGTGA
- a CDS encoding M20 aminoacylase family protein — translation MSAAPDRRAAYARIDQLLPYEQELVAIRRHLHQNPELAFAEHGTADFVAGRLQEWGYEVARGIGGTGVVGTLRQGDGSRRLGIRADMDALPIQEATGAAHASRAPGLMHACGHDGHMAMLLGAAKYLARQRNFSGTLHLIFQPAEERGFDSGGKAMVDDGLFERFPCDAVYAMHNHPGVPQGRFLLRSGAFMAAGDRVFIKVLGVGGHAARPHLAADPLVAAAAIVTGLQTVVARNVDPAESAVVTVGRLRAGDALNVIPADAEIGLSVRSFAPQVRALLKERITALATGIAQAHGTRAEIDYVEGYPVLVNDPEAVALAAQVATDLVGADAVDLEHPRLMGSEDFAYMLQRCPGALVRIGNGPADGGRGLHNPKYDFNDCNLPYGAAFWSQLAQRFLC, via the coding sequence ATGAGCGCCGCCCCGGACCGCCGGGCGGCGTATGCCCGGATCGACCAGCTCCTGCCCTACGAGCAGGAGCTGGTGGCCATACGCCGCCACCTGCACCAGAACCCGGAGCTTGCCTTTGCCGAGCACGGCACGGCGGACTTCGTCGCGGGCCGGCTGCAGGAGTGGGGCTACGAGGTAGCGCGCGGCATCGGCGGCACCGGCGTGGTGGGCACCCTGCGCCAGGGGGACGGCAGCCGCCGCCTGGGCATCCGCGCCGACATGGATGCGCTGCCCATCCAGGAGGCCACCGGCGCGGCGCATGCCAGCCGCGCGCCGGGGCTGATGCACGCCTGCGGGCACGACGGGCACATGGCCATGCTGCTGGGCGCCGCCAAGTACCTGGCGCGCCAGCGCAACTTCAGCGGCACGCTGCACCTGATCTTCCAGCCCGCCGAGGAGCGCGGCTTCGACAGCGGCGGCAAGGCGATGGTGGACGATGGGCTCTTCGAGCGCTTCCCCTGCGACGCGGTGTACGCCATGCACAACCACCCGGGCGTGCCCCAGGGGCGCTTCCTCCTGCGCAGCGGCGCCTTCATGGCGGCGGGCGACCGCGTGTTCATCAAGGTCCTGGGGGTGGGCGGGCATGCGGCGCGGCCGCACCTGGCGGCAGACCCGCTGGTGGCCGCCGCGGCCATCGTCACGGGCCTGCAGACGGTGGTCGCGCGCAACGTGGACCCGGCCGAGTCGGCCGTGGTCACGGTGGGGCGCCTGCGCGCCGGCGACGCCTTGAACGTGATACCCGCCGATGCCGAGATCGGCCTCAGCGTGCGCTCCTTCGCGCCGCAGGTGCGGGCCCTGCTCAAGGAGCGCATCACGGCGCTCGCCACCGGCATTGCGCAGGCGCACGGCACGCGCGCGGAGATCGACTACGTCGAGGGCTACCCGGTGCTGGTGAACGACCCCGAGGCCGTGGCGCTCGCCGCGCAGGTGGCCACCGACCTGGTGGGCGCCGACGCCGTGGACCTGGAACACCCCCGGCTCATGGGCAGCGAAGACTTCGCCTACATGCTGCAGCGCTGCCCCGGCGCGCTCGTGCGCATCGGCAATGGCCCGGCCGATGGCGGGCGCGGCCTGCACAACCCGAAGTACGACTTCAACGACTGCAACCTGCCCTACGGCGCGGCCTTCTGGAGCCAGCTGGCGCAGCGGTTCCTGTGTTGA
- a CDS encoding LysR family transcriptional regulator, protein MDLNLVRMFIAIAESRNLTDAARRSGMTRSNVSRRLKALEREYGAQLLRRTTRHVELTQAGRILYGHCQQAMNELQDAQRKIEQMHRTVSGEIRVRIPTGLGHFYLKPLILEFCKNHPELQLRLVINDQIHDLVASKVDLAIHITSAPLVDHVATKVCDIRWCLVCTPQYLQQHALHLEQPVDLKQARLIAPLALGQRVEFTGPGGAGKVLVQHGASIQSGDYQFLFNAASQGLGIALLPSYAVCEALKRGDLVRVLQRYEVMGIGNALYVVRASNRQPSAATVAFIDLLTTSVRAMAPHWDLHDAP, encoded by the coding sequence ATGGATCTGAATCTGGTGCGCATGTTCATCGCGATCGCGGAGTCCAGGAATCTCACCGACGCCGCGAGGCGATCGGGCATGACGCGTTCCAATGTCTCGCGCCGCCTCAAGGCGCTGGAGCGGGAATACGGCGCGCAGCTGCTGCGCCGCACGACGAGACATGTGGAGCTGACGCAGGCCGGGCGCATTCTTTACGGGCACTGCCAGCAGGCCATGAACGAGCTGCAGGACGCGCAGCGCAAGATCGAACAGATGCACCGCACCGTCAGCGGCGAAATACGGGTGCGCATCCCCACCGGGCTGGGGCACTTCTATCTCAAGCCCCTGATCCTGGAGTTCTGCAAGAACCACCCGGAGCTCCAGCTGCGCCTGGTCATCAACGACCAGATCCACGATCTGGTGGCGTCCAAGGTCGATCTGGCGATCCACATCACCTCGGCCCCCCTGGTCGACCATGTCGCGACCAAGGTGTGCGACATCCGCTGGTGCCTGGTCTGCACGCCGCAGTACCTGCAACAGCATGCGCTGCACCTGGAGCAGCCCGTGGACCTGAAGCAGGCCCGGCTGATCGCGCCCCTGGCGCTGGGACAGAGGGTGGAGTTCACCGGCCCGGGCGGCGCGGGCAAGGTGCTGGTGCAGCACGGCGCATCCATCCAGTCGGGCGACTACCAGTTCCTGTTCAACGCGGCGTCGCAGGGCCTGGGCATCGCCCTGCTGCCCAGCTACGCCGTGTGCGAAGCGCTCAAGCGCGGCGACCTGGTGCGCGTGCTGCAGCGCTACGAGGTCATGGGCATCGGCAATGCGCTATACGTCGTGCGGGCATCCAACCGCCAGCCATCGGCGGCCACCGTGGCGTTCATCGACCTGCTCACCACGTCCGTGCGCGCAATGGCGCCGCACTGGGACCTGCACGATGCGCCATGA
- a CDS encoding Bug family tripartite tricarboxylate transporter substrate binding protein, with protein sequence MPINRREFVGLAAAGSLAPWVHAHAADAYPSKPITLVVPFTPGGSVDNSGRLMADRLSRELGVPVIVDNKGGAGGALGSAFVAKAKPDGYTLVVASQSTHVVNPAVNPNLPYDAVKDFAPITLIDRLANVLLVNASVPVQTFADLVKYAQANPGKLNYASAGVGSVSHLSMELLKTQARIHVTHIPYRGAGVALTDLLAGQVQLAWNNLSSNLPNIRNGKLRALAVAAPQRVPQLPNVPTFAELKLPDLNLTSWTGLAAPAHTPDVIIGRLYSAVRKVLQDPATQATWVERGMMVPEDVKPQAYQAEIVERIKFYQRIAKANNIVIE encoded by the coding sequence ATGCCAATCAACCGACGCGAATTCGTTGGCCTGGCTGCCGCCGGCAGCCTGGCCCCCTGGGTGCATGCCCATGCCGCGGACGCCTATCCGTCCAAGCCCATCACGCTCGTGGTGCCGTTCACGCCCGGCGGCTCGGTGGACAATTCCGGCCGCCTGATGGCGGACCGCCTGAGCCGCGAGCTGGGCGTGCCCGTGATCGTGGACAACAAGGGCGGCGCCGGCGGCGCCCTGGGGTCGGCTTTCGTCGCCAAGGCCAAGCCCGATGGCTATACCCTCGTCGTGGCCTCGCAGAGCACGCACGTGGTGAACCCCGCCGTGAACCCCAACCTGCCTTACGACGCGGTGAAGGACTTCGCGCCCATCACCCTGATCGACCGCCTGGCGAACGTGCTGCTGGTGAACGCCAGCGTGCCAGTGCAGACGTTCGCCGACCTGGTGAAGTACGCCCAGGCCAATCCCGGCAAGCTGAACTACGCCAGCGCGGGGGTCGGCTCCGTGTCGCACCTGAGCATGGAGCTGCTGAAGACCCAGGCCCGGATACACGTGACCCACATTCCGTACCGCGGCGCCGGCGTGGCGCTGACGGACCTGCTCGCCGGGCAGGTCCAGCTGGCGTGGAACAACCTGTCCTCGAACCTGCCCAACATCCGCAACGGCAAGCTGCGCGCGCTGGCCGTGGCCGCGCCCCAGCGCGTGCCGCAGCTGCCCAACGTGCCCACGTTCGCCGAGCTGAAGCTGCCCGACCTGAACCTCACGTCCTGGACCGGCCTGGCGGCCCCGGCCCACACCCCCGACGTCATCATCGGGCGCCTGTACTCGGCCGTGCGCAAGGTGCTGCAGGACCCGGCCACGCAGGCCACCTGGGTGGAGCGGGGCATGATGGTGCCGGAGGACGTGAAGCCGCAGGCCTACCAGGCGGAGATCGTGGAGCGCATCAAGTTCTACCAACGCATCGCCAAGGCGAACAACATCGTCATCGAATGA
- a CDS encoding NADPH:quinone oxidoreductase family protein: MNTMKALVCREFGPPQDVVALQDVAPAPRAGMDEVLIEVHYATVSHATGLLIEGRYQKTPPLPFVPGTEGVGRVLACGGDVGHVRPGDLVAFICDWGAYGEQIVVHGATVYPIVAGLGALQALAVPISYGTAYAALHWRAQLRQGDTVLVLGAGSGVGAAAVELARLVEGVTVIACASSAQKRQAALQGGAHHAVGPDGLIGQVKKLTQGRGADLVFDPVGGDLLLQALRCTAQNGKIVSIGFASGTIPQVPMNILLVKNLTVFGFFYGQYIGWTPANERVKYAAQMQAMMAELFALARRGAIHPAVTQVFPMDQLCQALSALHGRNVVGKVALAIKGDIP; this comes from the coding sequence ATGAACACCATGAAAGCTCTCGTCTGCCGGGAATTCGGCCCGCCGCAGGACGTGGTCGCGCTGCAGGATGTCGCACCGGCCCCCCGGGCCGGCATGGACGAAGTGCTGATCGAAGTGCACTACGCCACGGTGAGCCACGCCACCGGGCTGCTGATCGAGGGCCGCTATCAAAAGACCCCGCCGCTTCCCTTCGTGCCCGGCACGGAAGGCGTGGGCCGGGTGCTTGCCTGCGGCGGCGACGTCGGCCACGTCAGGCCGGGGGACCTGGTGGCCTTCATCTGCGACTGGGGGGCTTACGGCGAGCAGATCGTGGTGCATGGCGCTACCGTGTACCCCATCGTCGCCGGGCTCGGTGCGCTGCAGGCGCTTGCCGTGCCGATTTCCTACGGAACGGCCTATGCGGCGCTGCACTGGCGGGCGCAGCTGCGCCAGGGCGACACCGTCCTGGTGCTGGGCGCGGGCTCGGGGGTTGGCGCCGCGGCGGTCGAGCTGGCGCGGCTTGTCGAAGGCGTCACGGTCATCGCCTGCGCCAGCAGCGCGCAGAAGCGCCAGGCCGCACTGCAGGGCGGCGCGCACCATGCGGTCGGGCCGGACGGCCTGATCGGGCAGGTCAAGAAGCTCACGCAGGGGCGGGGCGCGGACCTGGTGTTCGACCCCGTCGGCGGCGACCTGCTGCTGCAGGCGCTGCGCTGCACCGCGCAGAACGGAAAGATCGTCAGCATAGGCTTTGCCAGTGGAACGATTCCCCAGGTTCCCATGAACATCCTGCTGGTCAAGAACCTCACCGTGTTCGGCTTCTTCTATGGCCAATACATAGGCTGGACACCGGCCAACGAGCGCGTGAAATACGCGGCGCAGATGCAGGCCATGATGGCCGAGCTCTTCGCGCTGGCCCGGCGCGGGGCCATCCATCCGGCCGTCACCCAGGTTTTTCCCATGGACCAACTCTGCCAGGCATTGAGTGCTTTGCACGGCCGCAACGTGGTGGGGAAAGTCGCACTCGCAATCAAAGGAGACATACCATGA
- a CDS encoding tripartite tricarboxylate transporter substrate binding protein translates to MKQHPHHATPAWHGSRRKALQALASAAALGAAALAPAVARAATDYPKAPIRLVVPYPPGGPTDLVGRVVAVAMGDILKQSIFVDNKPGASGMVGSAMVAKAPADGYTLLSNASLHVINPAVYDKVPYDAFNDFAPITQIVDVPLVLVVRSDMPVSSVQELIAYLKQSKGAVNFASAGNASSQHLSGELFKIRTGIAMQHVPYKGSSPALTDLMGGQVQLMFDSMPSAMPFITSGKLKALAVTTRKRSSSLPQVPTMQEAGVAGFETSTWYGLWAPRNTPADVVGVLAKAAQEALRKPEVAAQYQRMGAEPVGSSPQEFEAYMKSEEKKWAEIVRLSGAKAD, encoded by the coding sequence ATGAAGCAGCACCCCCATCACGCCACCCCCGCGTGGCATGGCAGCAGGCGCAAGGCGTTGCAGGCACTGGCGTCTGCGGCGGCACTCGGGGCGGCGGCCCTGGCGCCAGCGGTGGCACGGGCGGCGACGGACTATCCCAAGGCGCCGATCAGGCTGGTCGTGCCCTATCCACCGGGTGGCCCCACGGACCTGGTGGGGCGCGTGGTCGCGGTCGCGATGGGCGACATACTGAAGCAGAGCATCTTCGTCGACAACAAGCCCGGAGCCAGCGGCATGGTGGGCTCGGCAATGGTGGCGAAAGCCCCGGCGGACGGGTACACGCTGCTGAGCAACGCCTCGCTGCACGTCATCAACCCCGCCGTGTACGACAAGGTGCCGTACGACGCGTTCAACGACTTCGCGCCCATCACCCAGATCGTCGACGTGCCCCTGGTGCTGGTCGTCAGGAGCGACATGCCCGTATCCAGCGTGCAGGAGCTGATCGCCTACCTGAAGCAGAGCAAGGGCGCGGTGAACTTCGCGTCGGCGGGCAACGCCTCGTCGCAGCACCTCTCGGGCGAGCTGTTCAAGATACGGACGGGCATTGCGATGCAGCACGTGCCCTACAAGGGAAGCTCGCCCGCGCTCACCGACCTGATGGGCGGGCAGGTGCAGCTGATGTTCGACTCCATGCCTTCGGCCATGCCGTTCATCACATCGGGAAAACTCAAGGCGCTTGCCGTCACGACCAGAAAACGCTCCAGCTCATTGCCACAGGTACCGACCATGCAGGAGGCAGGGGTCGCCGGCTTCGAAACCAGCACCTGGTACGGGCTGTGGGCGCCGAGGAACACGCCTGCGGACGTGGTGGGGGTGCTGGCGAAGGCCGCGCAGGAGGCGCTCAGGAAACCCGAAGTCGCGGCGCAGTACCAGCGCATGGGGGCCGAGCCCGTGGGCTCCAGTCCTCAGGAGTTCGAGGCCTACATGAAATCCGAAGAGAAGAAGTGGGCCGAGATCGTGCGGCTGTCCGGTGCCAAGGCCGACTAG
- a CDS encoding CaiB/BaiF CoA transferase family protein produces MGTTPVQELMPLQGFTVLDLSQGVAGPYCAQLLAGQGARVIKVEPPQGDWGRHVGVASDGHSTISSTYNSGKQSLAIDARRPEGRAVILRLAERADVIVQNFRPQVVERLGLDYESLRARGLGPVYVSISGYGPDGPFADHPATDSVMQADSGLMHTNRDAGGTPQRIGLLLADIAAGVYAAQACTAALLHKTRTAEGSHVQISLFNVCCALQSTVFSEELAGAQAARQPVSAPNGIFDAADGKLTILALNNEQFLRICKAFDLRHWETDPRFASNALRLEHKALLHAELSRKVAPQSLAQLEALLGQHQVLHARVREGRGVVEHPQARHLHTFQTIEQPGFGPLLWAAAPWACHAGAAQPAPRIGEHSQAILHGLGLDAQEIAALVAQQVVAV; encoded by the coding sequence ATGGGTACGACGCCGGTCCAGGAACTCATGCCGCTGCAGGGATTCACCGTGCTGGATCTGAGCCAGGGTGTGGCAGGCCCTTACTGTGCGCAGCTGCTGGCTGGCCAGGGCGCGAGGGTCATCAAGGTCGAGCCGCCCCAGGGCGACTGGGGGCGCCACGTTGGCGTTGCCAGCGACGGACACAGCACCATTTCCAGCACCTATAACAGCGGCAAGCAAAGCCTGGCCATCGACGCCAGGCGCCCGGAAGGCAGGGCGGTGATCCTGCGGTTGGCGGAACGGGCCGACGTCATCGTGCAGAACTTCCGCCCCCAGGTTGTGGAGCGCCTGGGCCTGGACTACGAAAGCCTGCGGGCGCGCGGCCTCGGGCCCGTGTACGTGTCCATCAGCGGCTACGGGCCGGACGGGCCGTTCGCTGACCATCCGGCCACCGATTCCGTCATGCAGGCGGACTCGGGCCTGATGCACACCAACCGGGATGCCGGCGGAACGCCGCAGCGCATAGGCCTGCTGCTGGCCGATATAGCCGCCGGCGTGTACGCGGCGCAGGCATGCACCGCGGCGCTGCTGCACAAGACCCGTACCGCGGAGGGCAGCCACGTGCAGATCAGCCTGTTCAACGTCTGCTGCGCGCTGCAGTCCACGGTCTTCTCCGAGGAGCTGGCCGGCGCGCAGGCCGCCCGGCAACCCGTCAGCGCGCCCAACGGGATATTCGACGCCGCGGACGGCAAGCTGACCATACTGGCCTTGAACAACGAGCAGTTCCTGAGGATCTGCAAGGCCTTCGACCTGCGGCACTGGGAAACCGACCCGCGCTTTGCCAGCAACGCGCTGCGCCTGGAGCACAAGGCGCTGCTGCATGCCGAACTGTCCCGGAAGGTCGCGCCCCAATCGCTGGCGCAGCTGGAGGCGCTGCTCGGGCAGCACCAGGTGCTGCACGCCCGTGTCCGGGAAGGCAGGGGCGTGGTGGAGCATCCGCAGGCCAGGCATTTGCACACGTTCCAGACCATTGAGCAGCCGGGCTTCGGGCCGCTGCTGTGGGCCGCGGCGCCGTGGGCCTGCCATGCGGGCGCTGCGCAGCCGGCGCCGCGCATAGGCGAGCACAGCCAGGCCATCCTGCACGGCCTTGGCCTGGATGCGCAGGAAATCGCTGCGCTCGTCGCGCAGCAGGTCGTCGCGGTTTGA
- a CDS encoding enoyl-CoA hydratase/isomerase family protein, with amino-acid sequence MSASPVLTSVQDGVGTITLNRPEARNALNQAMRPALAAAIAQMRDDKEVYAVILTGAGGAFCSGGDISAMLDTSRTGLTFRAGMRELHQWFPELVNLEKPVIAAVDGPAFGAGLSLALSADFVLATRRARFCAVFGRIGLIPDLGALHLLPRIVGMQKAKELVFTARTVEVEEARQLGMVYDVVEDGAALHAAALALARRFGEASTAAIGMAKTIMNQSFESSARTIAELESYGQAMCRGSAYHQEAVQRFKDKQPLRFDWDKK; translated from the coding sequence ATGAGCGCATCCCCCGTGTTGACCTCCGTGCAGGACGGCGTAGGCACCATCACCCTGAACCGCCCCGAGGCGCGCAACGCGCTCAATCAGGCCATGCGCCCGGCCCTGGCCGCCGCCATCGCGCAGATGCGCGACGACAAGGAGGTCTACGCCGTCATCCTCACCGGCGCGGGCGGCGCGTTCTGCTCGGGCGGCGACATCTCGGCCATGCTCGACACCAGCCGCACGGGCCTGACCTTCCGCGCCGGCATGCGCGAGCTGCACCAGTGGTTCCCCGAGCTCGTGAACCTGGAAAAGCCCGTGATCGCCGCCGTGGACGGTCCGGCCTTCGGCGCGGGCCTGAGCCTGGCGCTGTCCGCCGACTTCGTGCTGGCCACGCGCCGCGCCAGGTTCTGCGCCGTGTTCGGCCGCATTGGGCTGATCCCCGACCTGGGCGCCCTGCACCTGCTGCCGCGCATCGTGGGCATGCAAAAGGCCAAGGAGCTGGTCTTCACCGCGCGCACCGTGGAGGTGGAGGAGGCGCGGCAGCTCGGCATGGTCTACGACGTCGTCGAGGACGGCGCCGCGCTGCACGCGGCGGCGCTGGCGCTGGCGCGGCGCTTCGGCGAGGCATCGACGGCCGCCATCGGCATGGCCAAGACCATCATGAACCAGTCCTTCGAGAGCAGCGCGCGCACCATCGCCGAACTGGAGTCCTACGGCCAGGCCATGTGCCGCGGCTCGGCCTACCATCAGGAGGCGGTGCAGCGCTTCAAGGACAAGCAGCCCCTGCGCTTCGACTGGGATAAAAAATGA
- a CDS encoding acetyl-CoA C-acetyltransferase — MRRAAIVTPVRTPVGTFGGSLRPVPVEELAATTVRAVVQKSGIDPARIDDVVMAQSYANSEVPCVGRWAALQAGLPVEVPGMQLDRRCGGGLQAIVTASMMVQSGAADVVIAGGVESMSNIEYYSTDMRWGARSGNVRFYDRLDRGRERSQPVERFGKISGMIETAENLARDYSITRDEADAYALRSHQRAAAAWAAGRFADEVVPVQVPQRKGDPVTFARDEGFRADVTTESLAKLRVLMPNGTVTAGNASQQNDASAACLIVAEDKLAELGLTPMATLVGWAAAGCEPSHMGIGPVPAVKKLLARLSLKIDDMDLVELNEAFACQVLAVLKGWGWQDQGAIEHKLNVNGSGISLGHPIGATGVRILATLLHELQRRKGRYGLETMCIGGGQGIAAVFERV; from the coding sequence ATGCGCAGAGCCGCCATCGTCACCCCCGTCCGCACCCCCGTCGGCACCTTCGGAGGCAGCCTGCGGCCCGTGCCCGTCGAGGAGCTGGCCGCCACCACCGTGCGCGCCGTGGTCCAGAAGAGCGGCATAGACCCCGCACGCATCGACGACGTGGTCATGGCCCAGTCGTACGCCAACAGCGAGGTGCCCTGCGTGGGCCGCTGGGCCGCGCTGCAGGCCGGCCTGCCCGTGGAGGTGCCGGGCATGCAGCTCGACCGGCGCTGCGGCGGCGGCCTGCAGGCCATCGTCACGGCCTCGATGATGGTGCAGAGCGGCGCCGCCGACGTCGTGATCGCCGGCGGCGTGGAGAGCATGAGCAACATCGAGTACTACAGCACCGACATGCGCTGGGGGGCGCGCTCGGGCAACGTGCGCTTCTACGACCGGCTGGACCGCGGGCGCGAGCGCTCGCAGCCCGTGGAGCGCTTCGGCAAGATCTCCGGGATGATCGAGACCGCCGAGAACCTGGCGCGCGACTACTCCATCACGCGCGATGAGGCCGACGCCTACGCCCTGCGCAGCCACCAGCGCGCGGCGGCGGCCTGGGCCGCGGGGCGTTTCGCCGACGAGGTCGTCCCCGTGCAGGTGCCCCAGCGCAAGGGCGATCCGGTCACGTTCGCCAGGGACGAAGGCTTCCGCGCCGACGTGACGACCGAGAGCCTGGCCAAGCTGCGCGTGCTCATGCCGAACGGCACCGTGACGGCCGGCAACGCCAGCCAGCAGAACGATGCCAGCGCCGCCTGCCTGATCGTGGCCGAGGACAAGCTGGCCGAGCTGGGCCTGACACCCATGGCCACGCTGGTCGGCTGGGCCGCGGCGGGCTGTGAGCCCTCGCACATGGGCATAGGCCCGGTGCCGGCCGTCAAGAAGCTGCTGGCGCGCCTGAGCCTGAAGATCGACGACATGGACCTCGTGGAGCTCAACGAAGCCTTCGCCTGCCAGGTGCTGGCCGTGCTCAAGGGCTGGGGCTGGCAGGACCAGGGCGCCATCGAGCACAAGCTCAACGTGAACGGCTCGGGCATCTCGCTGGGCCACCCCATCGGCGCCACCGGCGTGCGCATCCTGGCCACGCTGCTGCACGAGCTGCAGCGCCGCAAGGGCCGCTACGGCCTGGAGACCATGTGCATCGGCGGCGGGCAGGGCATCGCGGCGGTGTTCGAGCGCGTGTGA